The Deinococcus metalli genome includes a region encoding these proteins:
- a CDS encoding universal stress protein — protein MYQHIVVTTDGTDIDHAAVRHAAGLSRALNATLTLLHIIPDAHRELSSGTDLSVTAEQTERDWALQGEAALHDGELDAGDLRLVTVQRPALGLDVPHAILREAAALDADLIVMATHGRTGLAHLILGSVAERVVHGAGVPVLLVHQAPTPCRRPQATGPGPGC, from the coding sequence ACCACGGATGGCACCGACATCGACCACGCGGCGGTCAGGCATGCGGCCGGCCTGAGCCGCGCCCTGAACGCCACGCTCACGCTGCTGCACATCATTCCCGACGCCCACCGGGAACTCAGCAGCGGCACCGACCTGAGCGTAACCGCCGAGCAGACCGAGCGGGACTGGGCCCTTCAAGGTGAGGCGGCGCTGCACGACGGCGAACTCGATGCCGGTGACCTGCGGCTCGTGACCGTGCAGCGCCCCGCGCTGGGCCTCGACGTCCCGCACGCCATCCTGCGCGAGGCGGCCGCCCTGGATGCCGACCTGATCGTGATGGCCACCCACGGTCGCACTGGCCTGGCGCACCTCATCCTCGGGAGTGTCGCGGAGCGCGTCGTGCACGGGGCGGGCGTGCCGGTGCTGCTGGTTCACCAGGCACCCACGCCATGCCGGCGACCCCAGGCAACCGGGCCTGGCCCCGGCTGCTGA